TCAGGGGCCATGGTGGCGGAAAGGAGGACGACCTGGGTCTCTCCGGGGAGGAGTTGGAAGATCTCGTAGATAGACTCCTTGAAACCGGTGGAAAGCATCTCATCGGCCTCGTCAAGGCAGAACATCATGACGGCCTCGGTCTTAAGAGCACCTCGGTTGATCATGTCAAAGACACGACCGGGGGTACCGACAACGATGTGAGGACCCTCGTTAAGCCTGGCGATGTCCTCTCGGACGGCGGTACCACCGACACAAGCGTGGCAGTCGACGTTGAGGTAGTCACCGAGAGCGATAACGACCTTCTGAATCTGCTGAGCAAGCTCTCGGGTGGgagcaagaacaagagCCTGAGTCTTCTTAACAGTGGTGTCGATCTATTAGATAAAAGGTGGTTAGCAACTGAATCTTCACATTGTATCTGCTTGGATAAAGCTTACTCTCTGGAGAATAGAGACGGAGAAGGTAGCGGTCTTACCGGTACCGGACTGAGCCTGGGCAATGCAGTCACGTCCAGTAACGATGGGCATGATAGCACGCTGCTGAATAGCAGAAGGTCGCTCGAAACCGTAAGCGTAGATACCACGGAGAAGCTCGCCCTTCAACTTCATGTCATCGAAGCTAGCTCATTCATCAGCAATTATTCATCTAACGCGCATATCACCTCTACTCACTTGTCAACAACCTCATTCCAGTTGGAGTTGATGAGGTCACCATCCATTTGAAGGCCTTGCTCGGCCGCACCCTTAGTGCTGCAGATGGCGTTAGCATGCGATCTCACATCATTCACACATCAATATCCCGTCGCCACCGCCATATCTTTTTCCCGCCATGCTTCCAATCCACGCGCTGCTGTcgcatccttctttcccatcttTACAACCCCCGTCACTAGCTCTTACCACCAGTTCCAATCCCTTCCGTCCTCACTGCGCGCTATGGGTCCAACCTCCACCTGGCGGTTGTGGGTGCATACTCACTCAGACATGATTGTTTTTGTTGGTTTCTTTTGAGTGTTCTTTGCCTAGCGTGTGTTCGCTGACAAAGGTTGCTGTTTTGTAGGTGGTGTTTTCAGTAGTTTTATACCCtaaggtgatgaagaaccTGGTTTGAACGGCGCTCTCTCAAAATCATAGGGGGGACAATTCAATTTTTTCGGCGTTTTATATCCGACGAAAAAAACGCCGACGGTAGGCGTCGCATTGTTCTTTTGTTTTGCCGCCATCTTGTATCCGCCAGCCAAAACAGCTCCGTATGCAGTAGGGTGGGATAACAAGGCCTATGCCAGCAAAGCCCATACTCCCTATCAGGCAGGACGACAGCGATGATTCAAATGAGAGCTACTATGACGAGCAAGGAGAACTGCCTCTGAGGCATGCATACATTCACAGCCTCGCCAATCTCCTCCATGCCTGTCTCCTCCGCGGTGATATCGATCGCGCAAAGAGAGCCTGGGCTATACTGGTTAGTATAGTGTATGTATCCTTCAATATGTATGCGCTGATGCGTGCATGGTAGATACGATGCCGTGAAGTCGACTGGCGTGCTAGATGGCAGTGGGGTCTGCTGTTTTTATCATCAGGAAGTTCGGATGCCGTACAAAACACCCAAGCATCTATGTATGCTTCGCAAGCGGAGGATGATTATCGACAAGCAGAAAGGTGGATCAATACTTTACGTGTTGGTGCCCGAATGGAGGATGTAAGTTTACCCAAAGCATGTCGGACAGGGAGCTCATAAAGGCGCTAGAAACCGTCTCTCCTACATGCTCTGACTTTGATCCTCATCAAGCATGCCCGCTATCGTCAAGCGCTAGAGGAGCTCGAAACGTGAGCTCATGTTGTCTCTCAACTctggaaaaaaaggtggCTGACGCCCCCAAAGGtaccttccttcctatcCTTACCTTCTCTCAGCGTCTCTCCACACGTATGCCGGCCTGCTCGCCTTTTACCTCGCCCAACCATCTTCCGCAATCCGGCAACCTACCCCAGTTGCTTCCCAATATGATAATCTCCTAGGGCGAGCGGACCGCGATTCAGCTGCGACTTCGCAGAGGTCTTCCAGATCCCCTTCGCCTCTCCCTGATGGCTGGGAGCATGCTGATGGCAGTTTGATGAGGCAGGCCCGGCAATGGTTTGTTAAAGCGATAGAAATagatgaaaaggaagatgttgcGAGAGAGTTTTTACGGGTGGTACGTTCAATGACAAGCCATCATTTCCCCCGATTGATGTCCTTTTAGATAGATAAACCCAACCCGGGGGCCGAGGAAGACAAGTCAGAATCAGACGAGGATATGGAGAGTGTGCAGGATGAAATcagtgaggaggaaggatatAGCGACGAGTTTGAAAAGATCGGCCTTGCCGACGAGTATGAACCTCAGTAGCCTAGGAATCATGTCACGCTTGACAAATCATCACATTTATAGTGCATTGCAAGTGTTCTACGatggcaaaagaagagcgcTGCCTCGTAATCTCAAAATGTCCTCCCTGTGGTCCCCTGTTCATCCCAGCAAAACCAGAATTTCCCTTCTGATAGTCAGATCCTCGCTGTTCAGCGTAATGAGACACATCCTTCTATTTTTCCCATTGCCCGCTTCATACCCGAAATGTCTACTGCAGTACACGAAGGAGGTCTCTTAGAAACGATATAGCCTGGACTGCTGGCTTATAGCAAAAGTTGCTTGCATTgttaaagaagaagccttTACAGCCTCGAACAGCGGCCTAGTCAAACTGAGTATACTATAGAAGCGGAGTGCCTTGTGAAGACTTGTCTATAAATGTCATGACGTAGACATAATTCTCCGCCTTCCAGATAGAGATGTAAAATATAAGCGTTAGCGATCATTTACGACATCGCAAAGATCCGAGGACCTTTGCACACCTACGGAGCAACAAGTTTTCAATACTCATAAAATGCCTCGAGAAAGCGGGAACGACCGATCAAGAAGTTACCGTGATAATGACAGAGAGAGCGCGAGAACGGAACACGACGAGAGATATCGCCCTAGGTCAGAGCGAACTGACGGAGACAGGGacagagagaggagaaaagataGAAGCAGAAGTAGGAGCCGTAATAGGGACGGGGACCGAGAAAAGGATCGAGATTCCAGACGTCGACATCGCGAGTAAGCCATTTGATCAAGCAGACAATTGATGCTGAAAAAGTTGACGGATGTGCGGCCGGTAGTTCTGGATCTCGTTCGCCTTCACACCATCGGCATGCCAATGATAAAAATGAAGAACGTCATCACAAATCTAGATCAAGCAGGAGACGGTCCCGGTCGGTGTCAAGTAACGACTCTAATGATTACTCTAGCGACAGcgagagtgaagatgagagacgGAGAAGGAAACGAAAGGAGCGAGAGAGAAAACGcgaaaaagatgagaaagaagtgAGAAGCTACATCTGAAACATCGGCATGTTTTAACCAAATAAACCTTAGGAACGCCGAAGgcgaaaggagaagaagagagctAAACGTGACAAGGTATTAGAATCCTTGAGGTTTTCACAAAATCTGATAGATATTGACGGACGGCCTTTGTcttgtagaagaagagagagactGCCGCTTCTACGCATAGTTGGGGTCAGTATGGTATCATCTCAGAAATAGAGTGGGTAACTTCGTTGTTTCAATTACATAGGAATAGGCTGACCAAGTTCCTCTTAGTCTACCCAAAAAAGATTCGGTTCGTAGCATATATACAAATAAAGGGTCATCAAAATGTCTGATAGCCGGCCAATGATTTGCAGGAATTCCGAGCTTGGCTGgtagaagaaaggaagatcAATCCAGAGACGATCAGCAAGGACagaacgaagaaggagtTTGCGGTGTATGTCGAGGATTACAACACGGGTGAGTAACGAGGAATCTCATGGCCAAGCAATCTGGACGATGGCTGATCAAAGGATGTGAATTTTTGTAGCGACTCTTGGGCACGAGAAAGTGAGTGAAAATCTGTATTCACGTTGTGGTCATAGATTGATTGAGGACTGTAGTACTATGACATGGACAAGTATATGGTAAAATTGAACATGATCCGATCAGGCCAAACATTACCCGATGAAAGCGGTGGCTACGATCCTATGGCGGATATGAAGGCTCACTCGTCAAGTCTCAAGGTGAGCGTTCCTGTTAATTCAAGCCTAAGTATAATTGTCTGATTTCTT
This DNA window, taken from Cryptococcus deuterogattii R265 chromosome 3, complete sequence, encodes the following:
- a CDS encoding ATP-dependent RNA helicase eIF4A, whose product is MSDTKGAAEQGLQMDGDLINSNWNEVVDNFDDMKLKGELLRGIYAYGFERPSAIQQRAIMPIVTGRDCIAQAQSGTGKTATFSVSILQRIDTTVKKTQALVLAPTRELAQQIQKVVIALGDYLNVDCHACVGGTAVREDIARLNEGPHIVVGTPGRVFDMINRGALKTEAVMMFCLDEADEMLSTGFKESIYEIFQLLPGETQVVLLSATMAPEVLDVTKKFMRDPIRILVKKDELTLEGIRQFYINVEKEEWKLETLCDLYETVTITQAVIFCSTRRKVDWLTQQLHDRQFTVSAMHGDMKQEEREVIMKEFRSGSSRVLITTDLLARGIDVQQVSLVINYDLPSSKENYIHRIGRGGRFGRKGVAINFVSNEDKNMLEEIETYYNTQVEEMPLNVADLI